In one Helicoverpa zea isolate HzStark_Cry1AcR chromosome 5, ilHelZeax1.1, whole genome shotgun sequence genomic region, the following are encoded:
- the LOC124630563 gene encoding larval cuticle protein LCP-22-like — protein sequence MKFFVAFVAVLAVAAAQYRPQAQPGRPIAVASRVNNNDAAANVLRYDSDSAPDGSFNYALEIDNGIAAQAQGTPRDFGGNPPLVPVVSQGSFSWISPEGQPISITYTADENGYQASGDAIPTPPAIPEAIARSLAYLQKVQKK from the exons atgaaattcttc GTTGCTTTCGTCGCCGTCTTGGCCGTCGCTGCCGCCCAATACAGGCCCCAGGCTCAACCTGGCAGGCCCATTGCAGTGGCCAGCCGTGTGAACAACAACGACGCTGCTGCCAACGTCCTCCGTTACGACAGCGACTCCGCTCCTGATGGTAGCTTCAACTACGC TCTTGAGATCGACAACGGCATCGCCGCCCAGGCCCAGGGTACTCCCCGTGACTTCGGTGGAAACCCCCCTCTAGTGCCAGTCGTCTCCCAGGGATCTTTCTCATGGATCTCTCCCGAGGGCCAGCCCATCAGCATCACCTACACCGCTGACGAGAACGGTTACCAAGCTTCT GGTGATGCCATCCCCACTCCCCCCGCCATCCCTGAGGCCATCGCCAGGTCTCTGGCTTACCTCCAGAAGGTCCAGAAGAAGTAA